The DNA region gctgggggaggtgggggcctGATCTTGGCCAGCCCTAAGCTAGGAGCAACTCCATTACCTCCAGAATCCACTCCTGCacccccccctcctcctccacccccaggtGTAGGGAGCGGCCACTTGAACATCCCTCTGATCTTGGAAGAGCTCCGGGTACTGCAGCAGCGGCAGATCCATCAGATGCAGATGACTGAGCAAATCTGCCGGCAGGTGCTGCTGCTTGGCTCCTTAGGCCAGACAGTGGGCACCCCTTCCAGCCCCTCCGAGTTACCTGGGACAGGCGCCGCCTCCTCCACCAAGCCCTTGCTCCCCCTCTTCAGCCCCATCAAGCCTGTCCAAACTGGCAAGACACTGGCgccttcctccacctcctcctcctcaggggCGGAAACACCCAAGCAGGCTTTCTTCCACCTTTATCATCCACTGGGGTCACAGCACCCTTTTGCTGCCGGAGGGGTCGGGCGAAGCCACaaacccacccctgccccctccccggcccTGTCAGGCAGCACAGATCAGCTGATTGCCTCGCCTCATCTGGCATTCCCAGGCACCACGGGACTACTGGCAGCACAGTGTCTTGGGGCAGCCCGGGGCCTCGAGGCTACTGCCTCCCCAGGGCTCCTGAAGCCAAAGAATGGAGGTGGTGAGCTGGGCTATGGGGAATTGATGGGTCCCTTGGAGAAGCCCGGTGGACGGCACAAGTGCCGCTTCTGTGCCAAAGTATTTGGCAGTGACAGTGCCCTGCAGATCCACCTGCGTTCCCACACAGGTGAGAGGCCCTATAAGTGTAATGTCTGTGGCAACCGCTTTACCACGCGTGGCAACCTCAAAGTGCATTTCCACCGGCATCGGGAGAAGTACCCGCACGTGCAGATGAACCCTCACCCGGTACCAGAGCATCTGGACTACGTCATCACCAGCAGCGGCCTGCCCTATGGTATGTCCGTGCCGCCAGAGAAGGCCGAGGAGGAGGCGGCCATGCCAGGTGGCGGTGTGGAACGCAAGCCTCTGGTGGCATCCACCACGGCACTCAGTGCCACAGAGAGCCTGACGCTGCTCTCCACCGGGGCAGGCACAGCCACGGCTCCTGCGCTCCCTGCTTTCAATAAGTTCGTGCTCATGAAAGCGGTAGAGCCAAAGAGTAAAGCTGATGAAAACACCCCACCCGGGAGCGAGGGCTCGGCCATCGCCGGGGTGGCAGAAAGTGGCACAGCAACCCGCATGCAGCTAAGTAAGCTGGTGACTTCGCTACCCAGCTGGGCCCTGCTCACCAACCACTTTAAGTCCACTGGTAGCTTCCCCTTTCCTTATGTGCTAGAGCCCTTGGGGGCTTCACCCTCTGAGACCTCCAAGCTGCAGCAACTGGTAGAGAAGATTGACCGTCAGGGAGCCGTGGCAGTGGCCTCTACTGCTTCGGGAGCCTCCACAACCTCTGCCCCTGCAACTTCATCCTCAGCCTCATCGGGACCTAACCAGTGTGTCATTTGTCTCCGGGTGCTGAGCTGTCCTCGAGCGCTGCGCCTGCATTACGGCCAACATGGAGGTGAGCGGCCCTTTAAGTGCAAAGTGTGTGGCAGAGCTTTCTCTACCCGGGGCAATCTGCGTGCACATTTCGTGGGCCACAAGGCTAGTCCAGCTGCCCGGGCTCAGAACTCCTGCCCCATTTGCCAGAAGAAGTTCACCAATGCTGTTACTCTGCAGCAGCATGTTCGGATGCACCTGGGGGGCCAGATCCCCAACGGTGGTACCACGCTCCCTGAAGGTGGGGGAACTGCCCAGGAGAACGGCCCTGAGC from Eschrichtius robustus isolate mEscRob2 chromosome 1, mEscRob2.pri, whole genome shotgun sequence includes:
- the SALL2 gene encoding sal-like protein 2 isoform X2; this encodes MAHEAGRSSRLGGPCGEPAELGGDASEEDHPQVCAKCCAQFTDPAEFLAHQNACSPDPPVMVIIGGQENPNNSSTSSEPRPEGHSSPQVMEAEQSNPSDSGSSVPTDPTWGPERRGEESSGHFLVAATGTAAGGGGGLILASPKLGATPLPPESTPAPPPPPPPPGVGSGHLNIPLILEELRVLQQRQIHQMQMTEQICRQVLLLGSLGQTVGTPSSPSELPGTGAASSTKPLLPLFSPIKPVQTGKTLAPSSTSSSSGAETPKQAFFHLYHPLGSQHPFAAGGVGRSHKPTPAPSPALSGSTDQLIASPHLAFPGTTGLLAAQCLGAARGLEATASPGLLKPKNGGGELGYGELMGPLEKPGGRHKCRFCAKVFGSDSALQIHLRSHTGERPYKCNVCGNRFTTRGNLKVHFHRHREKYPHVQMNPHPVPEHLDYVITSSGLPYGMSVPPEKAEEEAAMPGGGVERKPLVASTTALSATESLTLLSTGAGTATAPALPAFNKFVLMKAVEPKSKADENTPPGSEGSAIAGVAESGTATRMQLSKLVTSLPSWALLTNHFKSTGSFPFPYVLEPLGASPSETSKLQQLVEKIDRQGAVAVASTASGASTTSAPATSSSASSGPNQCVICLRVLSCPRALRLHYGQHGGERPFKCKVCGRAFSTRGNLRAHFVGHKASPAARAQNSCPICQKKFTNAVTLQQHVRMHLGGQIPNGGTTLPEGGGTAQENGPEQSAVSGAGSFPQQPSQQPSPEEELSEEEEEDDEEEEDVTDEDSLAGRGSESGGEKAISVRGDSEEASGAEEEVGTVVAVATAGKEMDSNEKTIQQPSLPPPPPPPPDSLDRTQPVEQGGSDVAGGTEEGAKPERSASPVSALVLEGEGSSPTLVEELSLQEAMRKEPGESSSRKACEVCGQTFPTQAALEEHQKTHPKEGPLFTCVFCRQGFLERATLKKHILLAHHQVQPFAPHGPQNIAALSLVPGCSPSTTSPGLSPFPRKDDPTIP
- the SALL2 gene encoding sal-like protein 2 isoform X1; the encoded protein is MAHEAGRSSRLGGPCGEPAELGGDASEEDHPQVCAKCCAQFTDPAEFLAHQNACSPDPPVMVIIGGQENPNNSSTSSEPRPEGHSSPQVMEAEQSNPSDSGSSVPTDPTWGPERRGEESSGHFLVAATGTAAGGGGGLILASPKLGATPLPPESTPAPPPPPPPPGVGSGHLNIPLILEELRVLQQRQIHQMQMTEQICRQVLLLGSLGQTVGTPSSPSELPGTGAASSTKPLLPLFSPIKPVQTGKTLAPSSTSSSSGAETPKQAFFHLYHPLGSQHPFAAGGVGRSHKPTPAPSPALSGSTDQLIASPHLAFPGTTGLLAAQCLGAARGLEATASPGLLKPKNGGGELGYGELMGPLEKPGGRHKCRFCAKVFGSDSALQIHLRSHTGERPYKCNVCGNRFTTRGNLKVHFHRHREKYPHVQMNPHPVPEHLDYVITSSGLPYGMSVPPEKAEEEAAMPGGGVERKPLVASTTALSATESLTLLSTGAGTATAPALPAFNKFVLMKAVEPKSKADENTPPGSEGSAIAGVAESGTATRMQLSKLVTSLPSWALLTNHFKSTGSFPFPYVLEPLGASPSETSKLQQLVEKIDRQGAVAVASTASGASTTSAPATSSSASSGPNQCVICLRVLSCPRALRLHYGQHGGERPFKCKVCGRAFSTRGNLRAHFVGHKASPAARAQNSCPICQKKFTNAVTLQQHVRMHLGGQIPNGGTTLPEGGGTAQENGPEQSAVSGAGSFPQQPSQQPSPEEELSEEEEEDDEEEEDVTDEDSLAGRGSESGGEKAISVRGDSEEASGAEEEVGTVVAVATAGKEMDSNEKTIQQPSLPPPPPPPPDSLDRTQPVEQGGSDVAGGTEEGAKPERSASPVSALVLEGEGSSPTLVEELSLQEAMRKEPGESSSRKACEVCGQTFPTQAALEEHQKTHPKEGPLFTCVFCRQGFLERATLKKHILLAHHQALHHQCCLAQELWLRSCLQQWDPEKPRRRDSPLLLFWPLASKTVPEKAHHRREVANCTFLLLPPAPEGADSEDATISVSGGSAPGCREKRRA